In a genomic window of Erigeron canadensis isolate Cc75 chromosome 5, C_canadensis_v1, whole genome shotgun sequence:
- the LOC122599408 gene encoding uncharacterized protein LOC122599408, translating to MSTNRDEQLNYLNTSTSSSVNEADSSQIGSASGSFQNDGFLGGFDGGDEDFGFSRSDFRQSLVAGTVKYYERHVFLCYKKPQVWPPRIEAAEFDRLPRLLSAALTSRKSDMNRPTRLTICEGYDGTETSNGDVLIFPDMIRYRRLTHFDVDTFVEEVLVKDGEWLPGSPEPLRGSYIFVCAHGARDKRCGVCGPALVSRFKDEIELRGHQNKVSVRPCSHIGGHKYAGNVIIFGSNNHGKVTGHWYGYVMPDDVPTLLEQHIEKGEIVDWLWRGQMGLSEEDQLKAQEQRVIENGGNNMERGIQEAAVAVHSDRSKVEGGGCCQANGSSACCGSSNPPENAVNFNLDTKLMAEKRKGSKNQISINIGNKVAPTPHKVCTMPTWLETWESEDVYAALALIGAAVSVAVAYNCYRQLG from the exons atgtcAACAAACAGAGACGAACAATTAAATTACTTAAacacatcaacatcatcatcagtcAACGAAGCAGACAGTTCTCAAATCGGCAGTGCTTCTGGAAGCTTCCAGAACGATGGATTCCTTGGCGGCTTTGACGGCGGCGATGAAGATTTTGGATTCTCCCGATCTGATTTCCGGCAAAGTCTTGTTGCTGGAACCGTTAAATACTATGAAAGGCATGTTTTTTTATGTTACAAAAAACCTCAAGTGTGGCCCCCTCGTATTGAAGCTGCTGAATTTGATCGCTTGCCTAGGCTTTTATCTGCCGCTCTTACTTCCCGGAAATCAGATATGAATCGCCCG ACTCGGCTGACTATATGTGAGGGATATGATGGGACCGAGACATCAAATGGAGATGTATTAATCTTCCCTGATATGATCAGATATAG GAGATTGACACATTTTGATGTTGACACATTCGTGGAAGAAGTTCTTGTAAAAGATGGTGAATGGCTGCCTGGAAGTCCCGAACCACTAAGAGGATCGTACATCTTTGTATGTGCTCATGGTGCAAGGGATAAAAGATGCGGTGTCTGTGGGCCTGCACTCGTTTCtagattcaaagatgaaatAGAGTTGCGTGGTCATCAAAATAAAGTGTCAGTTCGTCCGTGCTCGCACATTGGGGGTCACAAGTATGCTGGAAACGTGATTATATTTGGATCAAACAATCATGGGAAAGTGACGGGTCATTG GTATGGATATGTTATGCCTGATGATGTACCAACGTTGCTTGAACAACACATTGAGAAAGGTGAAATTGTTGACTGGCTTTGGAG GGGACAGATGGGTCTATCAGAAGAAGACCAATTGAAAGCTCAAGAACAACGGGTTATAGAAAATGGCGGTAACAACATGGAGAGGGGCATACAAGAGGCAGCTGTGGCGGTACATAGTGACAGATCCAAGGTGGAGGGTGGCGGATGTTGCCAAGCAAATGGAAGCTCTGCTTGTTGTGGCAGTTCTAATCCACCTGAAAATGCAGTGAATTTTAATCTTGATACAAAGCTTATGGCTGAAAAGAGAAAGGGTAGCAAGAATCAAATTTCAATCAACATTGGCAATAAAGTTGCACCCACACCACACAAGGTTTGCACAATGCCAACATGGCTCGAGACCTGGGAGAGTGAAGATGTGTATGCAGCTCTTGCTCTTATTGGTGCTGCAGTCTCAGTTGCAGTTGCTTACAACTGTTACAGACAGTTGGGCTAG
- the LOC122599302 gene encoding prohibitin-1, mitochondrial isoform X1 → MAGKMNFNNMKVPRVPDGGAASALIKFGAVVGIGLYAVSNSLYNVEGGHRAIVFNRIVGVKEKVYPEGTHIMIPWFERPIIYDVRARPHLVESTSGSRDLQMVKIGLRVLTRPVADELPAVYRTLGENYNERVLPSIIHETLKAVVAQYNASQLITQREAVSREIRKILTERAANFNMALDDVSITSLTFGREFTAAIEAKQVAAQEAERAKFVVEKAEQDKRSAIIRAQGEAKSAQLIGQAIANNPAFITLRKIEAAREIASTMANSSNKVLLNADNLLLNLQEMSLEKK, encoded by the exons ATGGCAGGGAAGATGAATTTCAACAACATGAAGGTACCCAGGGTGCCTGATGGTGGTGCAGCATCTGCATTAATAAAGTTTGGAGCTGTTGTTGGTATCGGACTGTATGCAGTGTCTAACAGTTTGTACAACGTTGAGGGAGGGCATCGTGCTATTGTCTTCAATCGTATTGTTGGTGTCAAAGAAAAG GTTTATCCAGAAGGGACACACATCATGATCCCCTGGTTTGAGAGGCCAATCATCTATGATGTCCGTGCACGACCACATCTAGTGGAAAGCACTTCTGGTAGCCGTGATCTACAAATg GTGAAAATCGGTCTTCGAGTTCTTACTCGTCCTGTTGCTGATGAATTACCTGCTGTGTATCGAACTCTTGGTGAGAACTACAATGAGAGAGTCCTTCCTTCAATCATTCATGAAACATTGAAAGCTGTGGTCGCACAATATAATGCTAGCCAGCTTATTACCCAGAGAGAG GCTGTTAGTAGGGAAATACGGAAAATACTGACAGAGAGGGCAGCCAATTTCAACATGGCACTTGATGATGTTTCTATCACAAGTCTCACCTTTGGAAGGGAATTTACTGCTGCAATTGAAGCAAAACAAGTGGCTGCACAAGAAGCTGAGAGAGCCAAGTTTGTCGTAGAAAAGGCTGAGCAAGATAAGCGAAGTGCTATTATCAGAGCACAG GGAGAAGCAAAAAGTGCCCAACTGATAGGTCAAGCAATTGCCAACAACCCAGCATTTATCACACTCAGGAAGATTGAAGCCGCTCGGGAAATTGCGTCAACAATGGCTAATTCATCAAACAAGGTCCTTTTGAATGCTGATAATCTGTTGCTCAACCTTCAGGAAATGAGCCTGGAGAAGAAATAg
- the LOC122599302 gene encoding prohibitin-1, mitochondrial isoform X2, which yields MNFNNMKVPRVPDGGAASALIKFGAVVGIGLYAVSNSLYNVEGGHRAIVFNRIVGVKEKVYPEGTHIMIPWFERPIIYDVRARPHLVESTSGSRDLQMVKIGLRVLTRPVADELPAVYRTLGENYNERVLPSIIHETLKAVVAQYNASQLITQREAVSREIRKILTERAANFNMALDDVSITSLTFGREFTAAIEAKQVAAQEAERAKFVVEKAEQDKRSAIIRAQGEAKSAQLIGQAIANNPAFITLRKIEAAREIASTMANSSNKVLLNADNLLLNLQEMSLEKK from the exons ATGAATTTCAACAACATGAAGGTACCCAGGGTGCCTGATGGTGGTGCAGCATCTGCATTAATAAAGTTTGGAGCTGTTGTTGGTATCGGACTGTATGCAGTGTCTAACAGTTTGTACAACGTTGAGGGAGGGCATCGTGCTATTGTCTTCAATCGTATTGTTGGTGTCAAAGAAAAG GTTTATCCAGAAGGGACACACATCATGATCCCCTGGTTTGAGAGGCCAATCATCTATGATGTCCGTGCACGACCACATCTAGTGGAAAGCACTTCTGGTAGCCGTGATCTACAAATg GTGAAAATCGGTCTTCGAGTTCTTACTCGTCCTGTTGCTGATGAATTACCTGCTGTGTATCGAACTCTTGGTGAGAACTACAATGAGAGAGTCCTTCCTTCAATCATTCATGAAACATTGAAAGCTGTGGTCGCACAATATAATGCTAGCCAGCTTATTACCCAGAGAGAG GCTGTTAGTAGGGAAATACGGAAAATACTGACAGAGAGGGCAGCCAATTTCAACATGGCACTTGATGATGTTTCTATCACAAGTCTCACCTTTGGAAGGGAATTTACTGCTGCAATTGAAGCAAAACAAGTGGCTGCACAAGAAGCTGAGAGAGCCAAGTTTGTCGTAGAAAAGGCTGAGCAAGATAAGCGAAGTGCTATTATCAGAGCACAG GGAGAAGCAAAAAGTGCCCAACTGATAGGTCAAGCAATTGCCAACAACCCAGCATTTATCACACTCAGGAAGATTGAAGCCGCTCGGGAAATTGCGTCAACAATGGCTAATTCATCAAACAAGGTCCTTTTGAATGCTGATAATCTGTTGCTCAACCTTCAGGAAATGAGCCTGGAGAAGAAATAg